The sequence CTCAGACAGTTCCCAGCTGTCATTAGGAACCTACACCTGTACCTCattataattttcattttttaaaaagattcccACGAACAGAAAGCCTGATTCTAATAAAGGCCCAGTCCTGCTGATAGCATTAATCAAAATAATTGGCCTGGAAGGAATAAGAAGGGAGCCTAATGTTAATATTTAGATTGATACAAATATTTCAGGTTTGGAGGGTTGGGGGATGCCTGACCAGTGTTTATCCTTATTTGCAGGTCTTCTCTCCTCAACTGGATTTGATTGTATCCACAGACATTGGGTCACACCTTCCATATCCTCCCCAGGAGTCATTAAGCAGTACACATGGGTATTTTTAGTCAGTTTGTTGTTTTTCCCACAGAGGTTCTGTCCGAGCTTAGAAGACTCATCCCCGAAAAAACATTTGAGAGTAAATATCTGTTCAGAACAAGACTTTTTTTCAACAATATAATATTGTTGCTTCCCTGGCACCTTAGAGCCTGGCCAATAATAATGCTGTGACCTATATCCAAAAAATTACTACTGGGGCACAAACCTGAAAATATAGCCAACAAGCCATATAGAACGAATGTTCCAAACCTTACAACAATTAGTATCAAAAGATTTTCTTCTGAAACTTGGCTCAGTTTATCCAAAAGCATTGTGCTCATATGTaatctttttttttgagaaaatgtTTCTTGCAGCTTTATGGGCTCAGTGTACTCTGTATAAGCCCATGCTTGCTGGTTTTTAACGATATGAGTCTGTTAAGGAAActgtggagggaattgaataCTCACAGCCACAAACAACAAAGTGGCACCAGATTACAACATATTTAATAGTTTTCATGCATGTTTTATGTTGATGTTTTAAACATTATTATCTTCTGTATATTTCCCTAAATTAACAGTGCCAAAAATGTAGTGCATCTTCAAGAAAGACAACTCATGGAATGAGAATTGTTTAGCAAAAACTTACACAGGAATCTGGTTCAGTGGCAAGACTACTTATCATGTATCCAAGTTACTTCAGTACCATTTGAATTACTGCAAAATTTACAACATTGGTTGCATGGTGCACAGATCAAAAATTGCAGCATTTAGGCCAATTAGTAAAACGCTTTCACCACATTAAAGGACTATATTTGGAGACCTTGTTTGCTAGTAATTTAAACCTATAGCAGATTTGACTACAATTAACAAATATTGCAatatttcatattattttctTTGTGATCCTGGTTGTCAAGTTGAAATGTAAGTTCACTTAGAATTAACATAAACGAGGCAAAAATTGGAAACCAGTAGTATTGAATGTGCAAGCCATAAATTCAATGTCTGTGCTTTCAAATTTTAGATCTCTTTGATCTGATGTTCAATAAATGTTTCGAAGCATTAACTAAAACTTTGAATATTATGTTAatgaaacagaagtttttcaGCAGTAACCATTATAATTTTcacagaaatggaaataaaattagaaataggACTGTTGAAGCTGAATGATATGATATAGAGTGTAATATGCTCTGCTTTTTACAGATCTGGGTTGATGGAAGTTTCTAAGACGGCTATCAATCACCCTTTCCTTCATCTTATAATGTAATCTAATTAATGTCATGAATTCCATGCCTCCTGCTTAAATATATAATATTTGATCAACATTTTCTTTAAACAGGAAATTTTCTATCACCTCTccttttattagaacatagaacattacagcacagtacaggcccttcggcctacgatgttgtgccaacatcttatcctgctctaatatttatctaacccttccccaccTTAAAAGTAACTATGTCATGTATGTAGGTATGTGATTAAAAGATGCAACCAAGTGATTACGAGCTGATGATGTGATATCCATTGATATTATGAAAATTAAATcagtaattatttttaaactatttcaaAATAATATGAGTCAAGATGTGTCCAGTGATAAGTAAGTGGATTTTTGGAGGAGATTGCTTATGAATCAGTAAGTAACTTAACCAGTCTGAAAACTTGGCAAAAGGACAAAAATGCTCCTTTAAGTAGAATCCATATTAAAACAGGGTAAGTTAGTATGTAGGAACTCCAGGGTGCAGCACCACTGAATGATGGTGTGTGTAGTCCAGAGCTGAAAGTGGAGTTACTGCCAATTGGTTAAGACTGGGAGAACCAAAAACTGGGTAAGAAAATAAAGTTCGAATTGGGGAAAAACATTTACAGAGCATAATTTTTAGATCCCGCGGCAATTATTCTGCTTCTAGAGCAAATTATTCCAATTAATTTGAATGAATCTATTTTAACAATCCAAAAGCAGAATAATGCAGATGCtttaactctgaaataaaacagagaatatgGGAAATACTGAATTGATCAGTCAGCATCATTGAAGAGAGAGGCAAAGTTAACAATTTAGGCATATGACCTTTTAGCAAAGtgttgaaaggttatcaacccgaaacattaaccctgtttcccttttcacagatgccgTTTGGCTTGCTATTTCCAGCCTTGtctattttcttccattttgtgCATGGTGAGCGGGAACAGCGGACCCTCTCCATGTTCCTGACTGTACTCCTGAGATGTCTTCTGTATTTTATTCAATTAAAGCATTTTGAAAAAATAGTTCTTATACTCTCAAGAACTGGGAAGATGTAGTGATGACTATTTGTGTCTGGATGTTTAACATAAAGTGGTAACTATCTAGTAAGCTATAAACAAAATAATCTCAGCAGTAGAAAATTTTATGTAAATTTATTGATaggaaagattgaaaatatttaatagcCAAGAGTTGCCTAGATCAGGACAATTTGAACAGTATGCAGTATTAAGACAAGAGTTTGGATTATGTTGGGAAATGATGACAGTTCCAGTCAAACTTCTGGCACCCCTCAGCACAAGTGTCAGTGGGTTTTGGAATTCTCATGTGCTTTTGGaagcccattttcctgcctgtgcTCTCCAGTGACAGAGCTAGATTTCATTGACACTACTCAGCTTTTAAGCTGGGGAATTTGCTCTCACTACCTGCACCAGGTTAGATTTAACGCAGCATCTGTAAACCCATTGTCTTCAATGAGATTTGGAGTGTGaagaaaaagggaaaggaaattattaatttcctttatttataattatttgtAGTTTGACTAGTGTCATTAATTATTTAGAtgtgttttaagtgttttaattgattgttttgcttttaaaaatcttttacctgtttttatttagtttttattaattttttgaatGTATGTTCAGGATCATTTTAAACTCTGATAGCTTTGCCAGTTGCCAAATctggggtggagggagtggggttCAGGTATTTGACAGCGATCAGGTCTTTTGAGCAGTGCTTGCTGCCCATGTCACTTCATCGGAGGCCCTGCCACTGCTGGAGACCTAGTGCTGAGCTCTGGGACACTTTAGGCCAACAAAATAGGCCTTCCAGATTTAGCTAATATAACTTAAGGCAAGAGGTGACCATGGGCAGCCACACCGTGGCAGCAAAATCTCGGCCATTTTCATAGATAACAAAATGAATCTCAATATAATCAGTTATCATAGAATCTGTGGCCCATCGAGTTTATGCTGTCTCTCTTTGGAGCAGTCCAGTCAGCCCTGTGACTTTCTCCATCACTTTAGTCCAATAGATTTGAATAGGTTTATTTCCTTCAAGTTCCATCCAATGTCATTGATCGTCTCCTTTTCCATTACCCAataagcagtgagttccaggttttACCTCTGGAAGTAAGTTCATCCTTGCATTCCCAAATGTTCCTCTTGACCAAaaacttaaatctgtgtcctcaatGTTTCCTTCATCAGCCAATGGAATAGTGTTCCTTTGTTCTATTTTACCTAAGGATGGTCTGTAAAGTAATGCACTTCACTGTACAACTGAGCTGTAGCACATGCAAAGGCTTGGTTAGTAACTAAGCCTGACATATGAAGATCCTTTCACATCCAATTCTCACTCTGTTGTATTCAACATCCAGGATAGCAGAATTagtttctgtgtaactgtaagaGTGACATTGACATAGGTTCCCATTACCTGGATATCTGTGGCAAATGTGTGTACATGAATTTCATTTGGGGATAGGATCATATGGGGTTAGTTCAGTAGCCTACTAACAATCCATGTAATGTCTGTGCATGAAGAATTCCCACTCAGACAAGGGATGAAACATACCACACAAGTCTGGAACTAGATTCCAGCAAGACATTGACACCTTCCAGAAAGGGGCAGGGGAAGAGGCGGAAGTTGGAAATTTAGcaataataatagaaaaaaatTACACCTAACAATTTCTGCAATAAGAATGTTGTGCACTTGAAAGTGATGTGAAATGTGACTCCACTAAATTCAAATAAAGAAGGAATTTTGTACCAGGCCCACTTATCTAGTCACCAGAATTAATTAGACAATGAATAGAGAGGAGAGAGTTTATGCAGCTTGTGTTCACATCACAGAACCAGTTATAAAGTACAGTCCAATACATTACATCATTGGAGTTTGCAGAATGGTATGGGGATTTTTTATTTGTGATCAGTTGCATTCAAAGCACAAAAGCAGATGCTATAGCTTGACTTAAAATGATATGACGTAAGTGGAAGACTTACACAATTTGACCTCAAAAGGTGAGACACAGGAATGGATGTGTTTAATATCCCTTAACCTCTATAGCCAGCcaagattattttattttaacccCATCAGGTTTAAATTGTGAAAGCCTTCCAAAAACTCCTTCACCACAGGACACAATTACAAAGGTAGGTCTTGAAAGCACAAATTTAATTGTAAAGTGTCTTGTGATGGGAATAACAACAGTTCATTTACTCCTTTTTCTAGTTAATTCAAGGAAGGGACCAAAATTCCATGAGCATGAGGTCTTCAGTGACAATCCTACTTTATTATTAAAACCCTGTGTGAGTTATGAGTTAAAGCCTTTAAGGCATGGCAGTAACATCAGTCTGCTTATTTTATGAAAGTTAGTTTCTAGAAGGaaacagagaaaaacaaattagacTGTAGTTTCTATCATTAGATATGGtctgtagttttattttccaCAGTTAGAAAAAAATGTTATGGGTTATGTAAAAATATGCTAACTCAATAATCATACTAATTTTTAACCATGACAATGGTATTCAGAATTTCTGTATCCTAGCAACCTAGTGATTAGTTTGTCAATCGTGAAAAGCAGAATTCTACTGAGTAaaatatttgattccatgcttGATTCAACAAAATGATTTAAACCATTAGTGGAAGTAGAGTCACTCTCTTTTGTTCCTTGAAATCAGTGAATTACTTCATGCTGATACACACCAAACAACTAAAACCCTGCTCCTAGTAAATCTAGGCATGCAATACACAGTACAAGGGAGAAGTGTGTAAGTGATGTTCCTAGGAGATTAGCATATGATTTTTCAGAAAAGTGAAAACTTAATGTCACACTAGGCTGGAAGTGGTCCAAGGATAGAATTTTTTCTTCTTGTTACGGTCAcaaattttcaaaagaaatatttaatatCTTGAGCACCGCAACAACATTTTATTAAcgatcagtttttaaaaaaatattatgtatttttttttactttgttaaCATTGGAATTTCAGAAATATTGTTATTGATTACATTTCTTACATGTATGTATATTTTCAGTGTGTAACACACAGATCATTTCTTGAAATTTTGCAtgataaggaaaataaatatatagCTATTTGAATAGAGAAGTGTTCACTCAGTTACCAAAGGGTTACATTTTCTGATAAGATGACACCATGCCTGGGCTCCACCAAGATCCATTACGAGGCCGCAGTCGTCTCTTTAGAGTTCTCCAGACTGCTCTGCATTAAAAGGCCCTCACCACAACTACAGCATCTACCTTAGCCTCTGGTATTTTTATGTTTGACTGTTTATGGTCTTGGCGGCTATGTGTCCTGCAGTTAGCAAGCTCTTAAATGTAGCTTTCTGATAGCTGGAGCCTGTATTTTCAGGATGTTTACTTCCAGCTATTTTTCTGAAAACCATGAGAGGTTCTACAGAAGTGCTTGCTCAGAGCCACTTGACTATTTTGGCCTCAAATACTGAATACTGTGTATCATTACAAGCATAGCACAAAAGTAATATATCACTGTTTATCTCTTGCAAGATCAGAATTCAAAAAGCTTTTACAAACCCCCTATGATGGTTTAATAGATATGTTTCATTCATAATTCTAAAGAAGAAGATAAATTGCAGTGAAATTTGAAGTGTGCAGTAATTTATTAGACAATAAAATTGATGTATTCACACTGCTTTCAGAACTCATATGTTATGAAAAGTTTAGGACCAAAGCCCAGCAAGGGGTTTTGGGACATGCCCCCCTTGGGCACTGTACAATTTTAATAATCTAAAATGGTAAATATACAATTCCTTGGACAGTTGTGGTTATGCAACACTACTTTGAAAGTGAGGGCAGACGAAGAGAAGCTGCAACAATATTTACTATTGCAACAGAGCAGAATTCTCCACACCTGATGCATGCATGGAAATCACACCATGTTCTCAACTTGCCACGTGGTACGATGGCAGCATTTTTCAGTGTAAAGTGATTATTCAGACTCTTTGGGATATCCTATTAAATGGGATTAAAATTTCAAAACTAATAATAATATAAATGTAACCCTGACCTTTGGATGGAACCTCTTCTTTATGTACCTATAAAGCATCTCTTTTACCTGGCCCCCACAGCCTGCTTTCTGGCAGCTGAAGGTTCTTCTGTTATGGGAAACAATATCTATATTAATAGGTGAGCACTGGGCTTTCACAGCTGCCAGcaagataaaaaaaacataatcacCTGTACTTCAAATGTGTTTTCGTTGATACATAGTGGATGAAGCAGTGGGTTTGACAACAAGGGGCAATGAACTCCCAACGTTAAAAATATTAGAGTGAACTCATAATAGGCCAGTTACATGAACTTGCTGGCCCTGATTATGGTCTTTTTGCCATTCTTGTTGGTCGGTGTAAGGACTACTGCAAGGAGTTTGCTGGTTGCACTTTACAAAGAATAGATGGGGGAAGAAAGAAGATAGTGTGAACCAGTTTATTCAGTTTGAATTGTATCTCTGAAGACATGGTCATGTTTTCTTTTGTATATTCATTGTAAGAACTTAAGAAACCTGGATTAACAGTGGTAAATTGGTCAATTGCACTAGAGACCATCTATAATGTGCCTCACTGCGGATATTGATCCACAATGACCCTTTGCATTAGTGATACCATTTCTGCCTTTGAATTAGAAACTGAGGAATGAAACCCTCTCTGGACAGCCACAGCCTGGAGCAGAGCACAGTGGACAATGGACTTGACCCTATATGTACAGTCTCCTCAGAGAAATGAATAGCACCACAGGGAAATTTTCAACAGGATAGGCCTTTGTTAAAATTCTGTGTGACTCCCAAGAAGAAAAAACATGTGCATAACAATATTACTTTGCTGAAAATATCATTCAACTTAAAGCCAAGTGTTTTCAAATTGGGGTCTACAAACCCCCGAAGATCCAAAGAGTCCCATGTTTTGTGCACTAGCAATGTAACATTAAACTTAGGTAATTCTATAATCTAAGGGATATAGTGATCAACTATTTCTGCTTGGGTAgtagtatgtttttttttgattagcTAAATGTGTTTGTTAGAAATTAGGGTGGTTTCATTGCTAGTATTTTTAAGAAGCCTTTGTGATTATGAATGTCTTTTCACAAGTTACAAGAATATCTTCGGTAGGTCATAGGCGTGTGCCAGTGTTTATAGCCACCCTTGAGTGTACTCATAGGGGTGTCTCTGAATGATGGTCACCTTGACAGGGATTGCCCTGGAATGTGTCAATATTTGAAAGTGGTTGCAAAAGTATCTCAGTATTTTCAGTGGTGTTAATGTTTGCAGAATAGTACTGGTCCTAAGGAATGCCTGACTATTTGTGAGAGATCCCAGAAATATGTGAGGATTTTCAGTGGTCCAAGTGCAGTCCCTGGAGTGTATCAATATCTACGGGGAGCAACCTAGATTGAAATAGGTTGAAACCTATGGATTTCCATGGTGTGGGCAGTCCAGGTAACCTACATGGTGTGAAATTTTATGaccttgtttaaaatattatttttaataataggTTGATTTTCATTTTGCACAACTGAACTACCCTCCCAAGTATCTTTTCTGATTTGGGCCTCTTGTgcgtttttttttgctgctggcTGTCCTCATTGATGTGTTTTGCACATTGTATTTCCTGTTCTGGTTGAGACCAGAGTTAAGAGAATAGAACACTCCTTCTTCTTCATCATTTCTGCTCCCAGCTGTAAACAATAATCATGTGGAAAACTGGTCTTTAGCTTTTGAATCCTTTGATGACCTGATTCTTTGTACAGTTCTATGGCTTGATCATTGATGATGCATGAAAACAATTCTCTCAGCAGTGCCCTAAATGATTACTGTAGGTCTGACCTGTTGGaatataatgaaaaaaaaattgcaaaacagCAAAAAATGTTGCTATTCCAATTTCTGGGGGAGGTGTCTGATTTGTTGCTTGGCTCATGTATGATGCTAGTATTTGCAGTGATTAATCGCTGTTTTCTCACATGCTGTTTCTGCTAGTTTAAATTGGATGATGACATCATTTTGTTGGCACGTACAGATTCTTCCAAACAACTGTTCAAATCAGAacctttccttttcctcttcACAATTTTCCTTGTGAATTGCAGTGGTTTATTTAATTCCAGTGAATTGAGTTCAATTTTACTGAACTAATTATGAAATGAGAATGAGTTTTTACAGTAAATGATTTTGCATTCAGTGCTGATACTTTTTTCTATCGTCACTAATGGTGAAAAAATCTAAACTGGAATGTAAAAACCATGTAATATAAACAACATACATTTTCATACACCTCACTCCTCTCATGGGTTTTCAGTAGCATTTTATAAATTTATTCAAAGAAAATTACTGCAGCATGAAAACATCAAATCTTATACCAAAACTTGGCAATCTTGTTATTGTCATATTTTCCAAAAGCTTTTTTTCTACACccatttctgacatctgcaggcatgcatgcatttcactgttttgacaGAGTGAAAGTCTGATTAAAATGATGCACACTTAAATGTCAGTGGGTCGAAAGTAACATTCTTCCATAAACCTGTATGTAGCAGTGATTAGTCAGTACAGAATTTTTCAACCATCTGTTCTTCCATAGTAGAATTTTGAAGTATAGAAGGGCAAACATGGATACAGCCCTCTATTTCTTCATGGTTTTGAAACGTGAAACCCAAATGCAGATAGTCAATCTATATATTTCAAGCTGTGTTTTAACTGCAGTGTTTGGAATTGACTAAGATTTGAAAAGCAGAAATTTATAATGGTTACAAAATTTAAATTGTGAATGCCTCGGCTTGGAAATGCATTCGGGGTAGAAGAAGCACAAGACATATTAATTGACAGAAAGGAACTGCTGTCTCTGAGGTTGATACATGTAATTTattacttttgaaatgaatgccacCTCCAGAATTTGCTTCATTAATTtcaaatttagttttaatttcaagctGTTGCCCCTTGAGAAGAATAAGGTGGCAAATCACATTTGAAGAGACGATTTTATGCACCCAAGAAACACTACATTTTAAGTGTCTAACTTTGCAGCAGATGTTACCAGTTATGATGTTTTGCCACATTTAATTTTGATCCACACAAGCAGAAATTAACTTAAAActgttctctctttctccctttttcttcttttaatacaGCTTATGTTTCAGACGAATTGAAGGCAGCAGTATTAGGGGACGAGGAAGCTGAAGCTAGTGAATCTGGAGCTGATGGGGAATCATCCTCAAAGTACATGTGCAACGAGCAGGAATTTAGCAAGGAATCTCCTAGCTACCAGGACTCTCCAGCTGCTGAGTATTCCGGCCAGGAGATGGACAGCACGTCACATGTCAGCGAGACCAGTGATCGATTGGCAGACTTTGAAAGCAACTCCATAAAGAATGAAGATGAAAGTAAGGAGGGTGGTGGAGCACCTGAAGAAGGAGGAGTGCAGGATAGTTTAGAACAAATGAAAGCAATATACAACAATATCCTATCAAATTCCTACTGGTCGTCTCTGAGTCTGGGCCTCAACCAGCCGAGCGAGCCGGTGACAAATggtggcagcagcagcagcagcagtagcagcagcagcagcagttgtGAGAGTGGCAGCTTTGACTGGCATCAGTCTGCTATGTCCAAGACATTGCAGCAAGTCTCTCAGACCAGGTTTATGCAGGAGCCAAGCCTCTTCAGCACAGTGCAGTTGTATAGACAAAGCAGCAAGCTCTATGGCTCCATTTTCAGCGGGGCCAGCAAATTCCGCTGTAAAGACTGCAGTGCTGCTTATGACACCTTGGTGGAGCTGACTGTGCACATGAATGAAACTGGACATTACCGAGATGAAAACAATGAAACTGACAATAACAATCCTAAAAAATGGTCCAAGCCCCGTAAACGCTCGTTGTTGGagatggagggaaaggaagatGCTCAGAAGGTTCTAAAGTGCATGTACTGTGGTCATTCATTTGAGTCTCTTCAGGACTTAAGTGTGCACATGATCAAAACAAAACACTATCAGAAAGTGCCTCTGAAGGAACCCGTGACACCAATTTCCACAAAGGTTCTCCCTTCCACCAGGAAAAGGCCGCTGCTTGAGCTTGAGTTGCCTAGTTCTCCAGATTCCACAGGTGGTACACCAAAAACATCTTTCTCTGACACAAGTGATGCACTACAGAAGTCCTCAAATCCCTATGTCACACCAAATAACCGCTATGGACACCAGAATGGTGCCAGCTATGCCTGGCAGTTTGAGGCGAGGAAGTCTCAAATCCTCAAGTGTATGGAGTGTGGGAGCTCTCATGATACTTTGCAGGAACTGACTGCACATATGATGGTGACTGGACATTTTGTTAAAGTGACCAATTCCGCAATCAAGAAAGGGAAGCAGATGGTTGAAGCGCCACAGACGCCGACGCCGACGCCAGTATCAGCTATCCTAGAAGATAAGGTGCAGTCCGTTCCTCTAGCAGCAAGCGCTTTCACATCATCATTAAGTACCCCCGCCAGCGTCTCACCAAAATTAAACCTTGAAGTGAAAAGGGAAgttgaaaaagattctgaaagcGATGAAGataaagttaaagagaaagaaaaagtctGTGAAGAGGAGGAAAAATATGACATTTCCTCCAAGTATCAGTATCTGACAGAAGAAGACCTGGAAGAAAATCCTAAAGGGGGCCTAGACATCCTAAAGTCTTTAGAAAATACAGTGACCTCTGCTATTAACAAAGCTCAGAATGGGACTCCGAGCTGGAGTGGCTATCCCAGTATTCATGCTGCCTACCAGCTCCCTAATATAATGAAGTTACCATTTGGTTCATCAGGGAAGAATACACAATTGAAATCAGCATATAGCAACATAGATGGTATGGCATCTCCAAAGAGCCAGCCACTGGTTTCACCACCCAGCAGTCAGAACTCTCCTGTACCAAAAAACAATTTCCATGCTATGGAAGAGCTGGTGAAGAAAGTCACAGAGAAGGTagcaaaaactgaagagaaaagtAAAGAGCCAGAGAATAAATTATCCCGACTGAAACATGGGACACCTTCCCCATGTGGCAGTGAAGCAGGGGAACAACAGAAATGCGAGACTTCGAAAGACGCAAGTCCTAAGAGCCAT comes from Pristis pectinata isolate sPriPec2 chromosome 13, sPriPec2.1.pri, whole genome shotgun sequence and encodes:
- the tshz3b gene encoding teashirt homolog 3b isoform X1, translating into MPRRKQQAPRRSAAYVSDELKAAVLGDEEAEASESGADGESSSKYMCNEQEFSKESPSYQDSPAAEYSGQEMDSTSHVSETSDRLADFESNSIKNEDESKEGGGAPEEGGVQDSLEQMKAIYNNILSNSYWSSLSLGLNQPSEPVTNGGSSSSSSSSSSSSCESGSFDWHQSAMSKTLQQVSQTRFMQEPSLFSTVQLYRQSSKLYGSIFSGASKFRCKDCSAAYDTLVELTVHMNETGHYRDENNETDNNNPKKWSKPRKRSLLEMEGKEDAQKVLKCMYCGHSFESLQDLSVHMIKTKHYQKVPLKEPVTPISTKVLPSTRKRPLLELELPSSPDSTGGTPKTSFSDTSDALQKSSNPYVTPNNRYGHQNGASYAWQFEARKSQILKCMECGSSHDTLQELTAHMMVTGHFVKVTNSAIKKGKQMVEAPQTPTPTPVSAILEDKVQSVPLAASAFTSSLSTPASVSPKLNLEVKREVEKDSESDEDKVKEKEKVCEEEEKYDISSKYQYLTEEDLEENPKGGLDILKSLENTVTSAINKAQNGTPSWSGYPSIHAAYQLPNIMKLPFGSSGKNTQLKSAYSNIDGMASPKSQPLVSPPSSQNSPVPKNNFHAMEELVKKVTEKVAKTEEKSKEPENKLSRLKHGTPSPCGSEAGEQQKCETSKDASPKSHESISNNQKDTAKESPSKDHLENGTEALKLTTNPMCTSTAIITDHPPEQPFVNPLSALQSVMNVHLGKAAKPTLPTLDPMSMLYKMSNSLAEKAAVAAPILQAKKAEPVDRYFYHVSSDQPIDLTKAKSDKSGSLGSVLLSSTSPSSTSSSSTVTTAKTSAVVSFMSNSPLRENALSDISDMLKNLTGSHTSKSSTPTSISDKSEVDGSTMEEPEEISPAQKRKGRQSNWNPQHLLILQAQFAASLRQTTDGKFIMSDLSPQERMHISRFTGLSMTTISHWLANVKYQLRRTGGTKFLKNLDSGHPVFFCNDCASQIRTPSTYISHLESHLGFRLRDLSKLSSEQISSQITHAKLPSEKLVLPSQDDETGITFQCKLCNRTFASKHAVKLHLSKTHGKSPEDHLLYVIELEKQ
- the tshz3b gene encoding teashirt homolog 3b isoform X2; its protein translation is MCNEQEFSKESPSYQDSPAAEYSGQEMDSTSHVSETSDRLADFESNSIKNEDESKEGGGAPEEGGVQDSLEQMKAIYNNILSNSYWSSLSLGLNQPSEPVTNGGSSSSSSSSSSSSCESGSFDWHQSAMSKTLQQVSQTRFMQEPSLFSTVQLYRQSSKLYGSIFSGASKFRCKDCSAAYDTLVELTVHMNETGHYRDENNETDNNNPKKWSKPRKRSLLEMEGKEDAQKVLKCMYCGHSFESLQDLSVHMIKTKHYQKVPLKEPVTPISTKVLPSTRKRPLLELELPSSPDSTGGTPKTSFSDTSDALQKSSNPYVTPNNRYGHQNGASYAWQFEARKSQILKCMECGSSHDTLQELTAHMMVTGHFVKVTNSAIKKGKQMVEAPQTPTPTPVSAILEDKVQSVPLAASAFTSSLSTPASVSPKLNLEVKREVEKDSESDEDKVKEKEKVCEEEEKYDISSKYQYLTEEDLEENPKGGLDILKSLENTVTSAINKAQNGTPSWSGYPSIHAAYQLPNIMKLPFGSSGKNTQLKSAYSNIDGMASPKSQPLVSPPSSQNSPVPKNNFHAMEELVKKVTEKVAKTEEKSKEPENKLSRLKHGTPSPCGSEAGEQQKCETSKDASPKSHESISNNQKDTAKESPSKDHLENGTEALKLTTNPMCTSTAIITDHPPEQPFVNPLSALQSVMNVHLGKAAKPTLPTLDPMSMLYKMSNSLAEKAAVAAPILQAKKAEPVDRYFYHVSSDQPIDLTKAKSDKSGSLGSVLLSSTSPSSTSSSSTVTTAKTSAVVSFMSNSPLRENALSDISDMLKNLTGSHTSKSSTPTSISDKSEVDGSTMEEPEEISPAQKRKGRQSNWNPQHLLILQAQFAASLRQTTDGKFIMSDLSPQERMHISRFTGLSMTTISHWLANVKYQLRRTGGTKFLKNLDSGHPVFFCNDCASQIRTPSTYISHLESHLGFRLRDLSKLSSEQISSQITHAKLPSEKLVLPSQDDETGITFQCKLCNRTFASKHAVKLHLSKTHGKSPEDHLLYVIELEKQ